The following is a genomic window from Solidesulfovibrio sp..
GCGTGACGCCCCCCGGCGGGTGCAGGGCAGCGCCCTGCCGGGGTCTGGGGCAGCGCCCCAGCGGGGTTCGGGGCAGCGCCCCGACCTTCCCCGTCTCCTTCCCCGTCCGCGTCTCCCGCTACGACGCCGATGCCTTGGGTGCCGGCAGGCGGATGCACTGGGTGAAGGCCAGCGAAGCCACGCCCAGGCCCACGCCGATGAAAAACGGGATCTTGTAGTCCACCATCCACAGCAGGCCCCCGACCACGGGCACGACGATGGCGGCGATGTGGTTGATGGTAAAGCCCATGGCCATGCCCGAGGCCATGTCTTCCGGGGCGGCGATCTTCTGGTAGTAGGTGCGCACGCCCACGTTGAAGTTGAACAGCAGGTAGTCGAGGACGAACATGATGCCGGCCACGATGTGGGAGTCGGTGTAGGCGTAGGTCAGGAAGACGAGGATCATGCCGGCGTATTCGATGGACAGCAACTGGCGTTCGCCGAAGCGGTTGATGGCCCGGCCGATCATGGGGTTGAGGAAGTAGTTGATGGCGTTGTTGATGACAAAAAGGATGGTGACGGACTGGATGGAGTAGTCGAACTTTTTGACCAGCAGGTAGACGGCGAAGACGATGAAGATCTGGCGGCGCGAGCCTTCCAGGAAGGTGAGCAGATAGTAGAGCCAGTAGCGCCGGCGCAGGTACATCTTCTTTTTCTGGGGCGCCACCTCCGTCTCGCAGGGCTTCTTGAGCAGGCCCCAGACGCCGACCAGCCCGACCAGCGCCCCGACCAGGGCGAAGATGCCGGTGTAGCCCATGGCGTCGGCCAGGAAATAGATGAGCACGCCCACGGCGATGTTGGCCAGGGCGGCCACGGCCCGGATGCGCGAGAGCACCACCGGGGCCTCGAAGGTGTTGAAGTGCTGGAGGGTCAGCGACTGGTTGAGGGGCTCGTAGTAGTGGAAGCCCGTGGACATGATCAGCGTGGTGGCGGTCAGGCCCCAGAAGCTCGGGAAGTAGCCCGTGGCGCAAAGACCCAGCCCCAGGACCAGGATGGACAGGGAGGCGGCGCGCTGTTCGGTGAACACGAGCAGGACGTAGATGACGAGCATGGACAGAAAGCCCGGCACCTCGCGGATGGACTGGATGAAGCCGATGGCGTCGGCGCCGAGGTGGGCCGATTCCACGGCGAAGTTGTTGATGAGCGTCTGCCAGGCCTGGATGCCGGCGTTGGAGGCGATGGTGGACACGAGCAGAAACAGCAGAATGTCGGCCCGGCCCGAGGCGCGAAGGGCGCACCGGGTGAGCCCGTATTCCGGCCGGGCCGGATCGAGGTGGGCTTTCACGGAATGAGACTCGGTTTGTGGTGGGCAAGCCACAGTTGCAGGACGAGCAGCGTCCAGAGTTTCTTGCGGTGGTCGGCCGTGCCCGAGGCATGCTCGGCCACGAGCCGCCCGACTTCCTTGGGGTCGAAGACACCCTGCTCGCGCAGGTACTTTTCGCCGAGCAGCGCGTCCACCTGGGGCCGCAGCTGGCCGCGCAGCCACGAGGCCACGGGGATGAGGAAGCCGCGCTTGCCCCGGCCGAGGATTTCCTTGGGCAAGAGATCCGCCACGGCCTTCCTGAGCAGGTACTTGCGCCTGGCCCCGCGCAGCTTGTAGCGCGCGGGCAGCCGGCAGACGAACTCGGCCAGGTCCCGGTCGAGAAACGGCGCCCGGGCCTCCAGGGAATGCATCATGGAGCAGCGGTCGACCTTCACCAGGATGTAGTCGAGCATGTACTGCCGGGCGAAGACGTAGCCCACCCGGGCCAGGGGATCGCCGGCCGGGAAGCCTTCGAAGAGTTCCCGGGTGGGGGCGAACAGGCCCTGGGGCGAAAGGAGCTGCGGCACCGGCCGTTGCCAGAGGTTGGCCTGGGCCTCGGCCGTGAAGGCCGACAGCCAGGTCTGCACGCGCAGCCACTGCGGTGCCGTGGCCCCGGCCAGGAAGGTGTCGGCCACGAACCGGGGGTTCACGTAGCCGGCCGAGTGGGGCAGCAGCCGGGCCAGGGGCTCGATGACCCGGCGGCGGGCGAAGGCCGGCAGCTTGTCGTAGGCCGCGGCCAGGGTGAAGGCCGGGAAGTATTCGTAACCGTAAAACAGTTCGTCCGGGCCGTCGCCGCCCAGGGCCACGGTGACGTTTTCGCGGGTCACCTGGGACAGCAGGTAGGTCGGCACGATGGACGGATCGGCCATGGGCTCGTCGAAACGGGCGACGATTTCGGGCAAAAGCGCGCCGCAGGCGTCGGCCGAGAGGATGCGCTCGTGGTGGTCCGTGGCGAAACGGCCGGCGACCAGGCGGGCGTAGCGCGACTCGTCGTAGGAGGCCTCGGAAAAGCCGATGCTGAAGGTTTTTATCCGGCTGACCATGCCGGCCGTGAGCGCCGCCACGGTGGAGGAGTCGATGCCGCCGGACAAAAACACCCCCAGCGGCACGTCGGCCATGAGCCGGCGCTTGACGGACTGGGCCAAAAGCAGGCGCAGCTCGGCGCACAGGTCCTCTTCCGAGGCCTTGGGCTCAGGTCCGGGCAGGGGCATGTCCCAGTAGGGGGCGGTCGTGAGCTGCCCGTCGCGCCACAGCAGGCTGTGGCCGGGGCGCAGCTTGAAGACGTCCTTGTAGATCGTCTCGGGCGTGGGCAGGTACTC
Proteins encoded in this region:
- a CDS encoding MFS transporter — translated: MKAHLDPARPEYGLTRCALRASGRADILLFLLVSTIASNAGIQAWQTLINNFAVESAHLGADAIGFIQSIREVPGFLSMLVIYVLLVFTEQRAASLSILVLGLGLCATGYFPSFWGLTATTLIMSTGFHYYEPLNQSLTLQHFNTFEAPVVLSRIRAVAALANIAVGVLIYFLADAMGYTGIFALVGALVGLVGVWGLLKKPCETEVAPQKKKMYLRRRYWLYYLLTFLEGSRRQIFIVFAVYLLVKKFDYSIQSVTILFVINNAINYFLNPMIGRAINRFGERQLLSIEYAGMILVFLTYAYTDSHIVAGIMFVLDYLLFNFNVGVRTYYQKIAAPEDMASGMAMGFTINHIAAIVVPVVGGLLWMVDYKIPFFIGVGLGVASLAFTQCIRLPAPKASAS
- the asnB gene encoding asparagine synthase (glutamine-hydrolyzing), producing MCGIAGFVWPGRDALPPEAERLAWLSAATGALSHRGPDGEGRLLEGPCALGHRRLSIIDLAAGSQPMEDADGRAVVTFNGEIYNYRELKARYAARGFRFRTHSDTEAILAAWLLDGPAGLDALEGMFAFALWDKASRTLFAARDRFGKKPFYYTVQNGVFAFASELTAFEKLPFLRLETPVSALMRFAAYEYLPTPETIYKDVFKLRPGHSLLWRDGQLTTAPYWDMPLPGPEPKASEEDLCAELRLLLAQSVKRRLMADVPLGVFLSGGIDSSTVAALTAGMVSRIKTFSIGFSEASYDESRYARLVAGRFATDHHERILSADACGALLPEIVARFDEPMADPSIVPTYLLSQVTRENVTVALGGDGPDELFYGYEYFPAFTLAAAYDKLPAFARRRVIEPLARLLPHSAGYVNPRFVADTFLAGATAPQWLRVQTWLSAFTAEAQANLWQRPVPQLLSPQGLFAPTRELFEGFPAGDPLARVGYVFARQYMLDYILVKVDRCSMMHSLEARAPFLDRDLAEFVCRLPARYKLRGARRKYLLRKAVADLLPKEILGRGKRGFLIPVASWLRGQLRPQVDALLGEKYLREQGVFDPKEVGRLVAEHASGTADHRKKLWTLLVLQLWLAHHKPSLIP